The Devosia sp. genome segment GGTGGTCAGGGCGCCATCCAGTCGCGCTTCTCCACCAAGGTGGTGGCGTTCAAGCTGCCGGGCTAAATGCAGCCGGCCTCGCTCCGATCGGGCGAGACCACCATATTCGGGGGAGATCGGAGCGATCCGGACTCCCCCTTTTTCGTGCAAGAGGCGTAAGGTGTCGAAACCGCCATGCCCCGCCCGTCGCTCCGGCATCACCTTAGAGCATCTCTCGTTCTGATAGAATCAGAACGAATGCTCTAACTCTTTGATTGGTCGCGTTTTCGAACCAGAAAAGTGGCGTCCACTTTTCTTGAAAACGCTCTAGGAGACATCCGATGAAATTCCTCACCATGGTCACGACGCTCAACCCCGAAATTGCGACCAATCCGCCTCCGGCGCTGATGGGCGCGATCATGCAGCTGGGCATGGAAGCCGGCGCGAAAATGATCGAGACAGGCGGCATGGCGCTGGCTGGCAAGGTCACCACCCGCAGCGGCAAGATGACCACCGATGGTCCCTATGCCGAAGCCAAGGAAGTGCTTGGCGGCTATGCCATCTATCAGCTCGAAACCGAGGCCGAGGCGGTGCAATGGTCGGAACGCTTCATCGACCTGCACCGGCAGCACTGGCCGGAATGGGACGGGGAAGTCACCATTCTCGACCTGCAGCAATTCAACATGGGCGGCTGACTACTCTGGATCGACCCAGTTGTAGAACTCCTCGTGATAGCCCACGCCGCGATCGAGGCAATGGGCGATCATGAGCATGCCATCCGGCCGCCGCCGCGTGCGGATTTCGGCGTCCACCTGCGGTTTCATCGCGGCCAGCCGCGCCAGCATCTCCTCGCCATTGAGGCCCAGGTCGAGACCATGGCGGGCGGCGATATTGCCCAGCGACTGCATCCCCTCTTCCAGCGCCGAGCGGTATTCGCGCCGGGTTTCCGACCCCAGAACCCTTTCGAGGCCGGCCAGGCACCAGACGGCGTCATCGAATTCGGCCTCAGCGGTGGCGCGCAGGTCGGGCGCCACGTCGCCAAACATGCTGGTGAAGTCGACCCCGATATTGGTGCAGAAGCCATAGCCATAGGTCAGCGGCCGTTCCGCCCCCTCCTCGACGGGCCAGGAGAACTCGAAGGCGGCATCGTGATAGGCCTCGACTTCCATCTCCGCGACCTGCTCGGCGCTGAGGCCCAGTGTGGTGCCTTCCGCGCTCAACAGGTCATGAATGGTGCCGATCATCGCCTCTGCATCGTCCGGCGCGACCGTGGTTCCGGCCACGCTGCCCTCGGCCACCTGGTGCATGGCGCCATAGCACCAGGCATTGAAGCGGAAATCGAAGCTGAGCGGATAGTCCCATCCCGAGGCGATCTGCGCCGGCCGCTGCGGCGGAAAGGCTGGAATATCGATCCGGAACACGGGAGGAGTCAGCTCTTCCATCGGAAAGCAGATTTCGTAATCCTGCTCGAAACTGCCCTTGTCGCCTTGGGAAAACTGGAAGGCGTCCACCTGCACCAGCGAGCGGAAATAGTAGCCGTTTTCCAGCACGTCGCGGTCGGCATCGGCGATGGCGATATATTTGAATTCATGGCCCAGCCACGTATCCAGCGCCTCGAGGGCCCGCTGCGCCCGCGCCACCCGCTCGGGCCCGCCGCCGATCATCTGGCGCTGGTTGAAAATGGCCAAGGTGCTGGCGCACCAGATCTTGTCATGCAGGCCCTCCACCGGCGCGACGTGGAGCTCGGCATAGCGCACGCCGCGCACGCCCTTGGCACGGCATGCATCGTAAAGCGCAGTCTCCTCGGCGCTCGCTGTGCCGGTCGCAAGCCGTTCGGCCACGGCAATCGTGTTGTCGAACATGGCCTTGTCATAGGTCTCGCGCATGGCCGCGTCATAGCCGGCATCGGTGCTCAGCCGCAGGATGCGCTGGCTGGCATCGGCCATGGCAAAGCCGGCGAGATCGCGGCTATGCGTATCGGGAAAGCCATGCCGGACCCCGAAATTGGACAGGGTGTTGAAGCACCAGGAATTAAAGCCCATAGGGTCGGACGGCAGGCCAACCGGGACGGTGATGGGCGCCTGGGGTGGCGCCGCCGGTTCGTCCACACCGAGCAGCGGGATCGGCTCGAATGCGGTATAGGGCGCGTTGTCTTCCAGCGTCCGGTCGATATCCTCGATCATGCCATCGATGATCTCGAGATCGGCGTCATAGTCCCTTTCGCGCTGTTCGAGCTGTTCGATCTGCTGGTCATATTGCTCCAGCAACTGCTCGAGTTCCTCCACACTCATGCCATCCAGCGGGTTCTGCGCCCGGGGCGCGGAGACCGCGACCAGGGTTGCGATGATGAGGGTGAGCAGATGGCGCATCAGGACTCCAGATCGTGACAGGCATCGGGTTTGGCCGGCAAACACGC includes the following:
- a CDS encoding YciI family protein, whose product is MKFLTMVTTLNPEIATNPPPALMGAIMQLGMEAGAKMIETGGMALAGKVTTRSGKMTTDGPYAEAKEVLGGYAIYQLETEAEAVQWSERFIDLHRQHWPEWDGEVTILDLQQFNMGG